The Fibrobacter sp. sequence GCGAAGAACTCGACCTTCAACAATCCTTTCAATCTGCTCCCGGCCATCAAGTTCGGTATCGTGTTTACGGCGGTCATGTTTGTGGCCAATGCGGCCCGGGTCTATCTGGGTTCGGGAGCCCTTTTGGCCTGCAGTTTTCTGGGCGGTGCCGCCGAGATGGATGCGGTGGCATTCTCCCTGTTGGACATGAGCATGAAGTCGAGCTTACCAGTGCAAGAACTGGTGCTTGCTATGCTGCTTGCAAGCCTTGCCAACACCCTTACCAAGGGCGGTCTTGTGTGCGTGCTGGGGGCAAAGTCCATGCGGAAGCCTATTTTGCCTGCGGTGGTGCTGATTTGCCTCTGCACGGCGGGACTCATCGGTTTTTACCTGTAAATTTTGAAAGGGCCCTTGCCTGGAAATTCTAAAGACTTTATTTTTAGGAACGGAAACTAAAGAGGTTATTATGCGAGTATTCGTCACTGGCGGAACAGGATTTATCGGTCACTATGTAGTTCGTGCCCTTTTGGAGAAAGGTCACGAGGTGGTTATCGCTACAAGGCATCCTAACAAGGTGCCAAGCCTGCGTTCTCAGGCCAGTGTGAGTTTCGTAGAAGCCTCCCTGACCGACTTTGACAAGCTGGCCAAGGGGCTGGAAGGGTGTGACGCCTGTATCCATATCGCTCTTGGCTGGGGCGAGACCCCCAGCACCATGCTGATGAACGACACTCGCGCTACCGTTTTCTTGCTGGAAAACGCCGCCAAGGCGGGCTGCAAGAAGTTTATCTATACCTCCAGTACGGCAGCCATGGGCGTGATGCGGCCCTCTATGCGCGAAGTGACCAGCAACCTGCCTCTGGACCTGTACGGCGCCACCAAGGCGGCGGGGGAGGCCTACGTGCTAGGCTTCCGCAGGGGTTACGGAGAACAGTTCCCCGAAGTTTCCATGAAGCGC is a genomic window containing:
- a CDS encoding NAD(P)-dependent oxidoreductase produces the protein MRVFVTGGTGFIGHYVVRALLEKGHEVVIATRHPNKVPSLRSQASVSFVEASLTDFDKLAKGLEGCDACIHIALGWGETPSTMLMNDTRATVFLLENAAKAGCKKFIYTSSTAAMGVMRPSMREVTSNLPLDLYGATKAAGEAYVLGFRRGYGEQFPEVSMKRNIIRPGYTFGNPAFPDGCSQPDRRFFEMARAVKEDRDIHIVKNDGTQFIHASQQAMLYMNLLESDKNEEIYLGLGDVWISWKEIAELMMAQKPGCKSKIVEKDLGWDDNPMRFEVQKIKDHFGLVFDAHEFLEGHVKWTYSQV